One window of the Eucalyptus grandis isolate ANBG69807.140 chromosome 8, ASM1654582v1, whole genome shotgun sequence genome contains the following:
- the LOC108954923 gene encoding uncharacterized protein LOC108954923 — protein sequence MAGYGYSYRSHNPQYGFDPQKTEKSHNSEQLCRPALDEFGGRRVIPGDPYQNPGTYVMTIETTVERVHPPVYSEYYKQCSPPRYEHPTSYEAVNKPRGPSISSNDRPPVVEEFFNKVQNEGSQPSGFSAPRASYQHRIPVSAGCYGTTGDQPPEVEGFPNKIKDKVSQPSGFGAPRAPYQLRTPVSTGYYDTTGDRRPVVEEFPNKNQSKVSQPSGFGAPRAPHQLRIPISAGYRGTTGNAGDGDYEKERPKPITYTMKNEEPDCGDLKADKILKSPVKTEGVYGARPGHPTGSVLPTRHISSEREQTNRPPSMIMARRGERHVPSMELSKPMNDIDTAMEYFKGDRIPKLPVATEGGRAVRPGHPTESTLPNNYVSSERGERTFQPLSTTMTGGRERRGHDMGLEPMNERGKIMDFSKEAVKPSSGSTVPKRDSIPETIDSREARRRYANVNSSPELNSTGYTTTINSREAARRYRGELV from the exons ATGGCAGGTTATGGCTACTCCTACCGAAGCCATAACCCCCAGTATGGATTCGATCCACAAAAAACCGAAAAGAGCCACAACTCCGAGCAGCTGTGCCGTCCAGCCCTTGATGAATTCGGGGGAAGAAGAGTGATTCCTGGTGACCCTTACCAAAACCCAGGGACCTATGTCATGACAATTGAAACTACCGTTGAACGCGTCCATCCCCCCGTTTACTCCGAATACTACAAACAATGCTCTCCCCCAAGGTATGAGCACCCCACAAGTTATGAAGCAGTCAATAAGCCGCGCGGGCCTTCAATCTCGAGCAATGACCGGCCACCTGTGGTAGAGGAATTCTTCAACAAAGTCCAGAATGAAGGTAGCCAACCATCGGGGTTCAGTGCTCCACGGGCCTCGTATCAGCACAGGATCCCTGTCTCCGCAGGTTGTTATGGCACTACTGGCGACCAGCCACCCGAGGTAGAGGGATTCCCCAACAAGATCAAGGATAAAGTGAGCCAACCATCTGGATTTGGCGCTCCACGGGCGCCGTACCAGCTCAGGACCCCTGTCTCCACAGGTTATTATGACACTACAGGCGACCGGCGGCCTGTGGTAGAGGAATTCCCCAACAAGAACCAGAGTAAAGTGAGCCAACCATCTGGGTTTGGTGCTCCACGGGCCCCACACCAGCTCAGGATCCCTATCTCTGCAGGTTATCGTGGCACTACCGGCAACGCTGGGGATGGGGACTATGAGAAGGAAAGGCCCAAGCCTATCACCTATACCATGAAGAACGAGGAACCTGACTGTGGTGACCTTAAAGCTGACAAAATTCTGAAATCACCGGTGAAAACAGAAGGGGTTTATGGGGCTAGGCCTGGTCATCCAACTGGGTCCGTCCTACCGACTCGCCATATATCGTCTGAGAGAGAGCAAACCAACCGACCACCTTCTATGATCATGGCCAGACGTGGGGAGAGGCATGTTCCCAGTATGGAGCTCAGTAAACCAATGAATGACATAGACACGGCGATGGAGT ACTTTAAAGGTGATAGAATTCCGAAACTGCCCGTGGCCACAGAAGGTGGTCGTGCCGTTAGGCCTGGCCATCCAACAGAGTCCACTTTGCCAAATAATTATGTCTCTTCCGAGAGAGGAGAAAGGACCTTTCAACCACTATCTACGACCATGACAGGAGGTAGGGAGAGGCGTGGTCATGATATGGGGCTTGAACCGATGAATGAAAGAGGCAAGATAATGGACTTCTCAAAGGAAGCTGTGAAGCCTTCATCAGGCAGTACAGTTCCCAAAAGAGATTCTATCCCTGAAACAATCGACAGCAGGGAAGCCAGAAGGAGATATGCGAATGTCAATTCCTCACCAGAGCTGAATTCGACAGGTTACACCACTACAATCAACAGTCGGGAGGCTGCAAGGAGGTACAGGGGAGAATTGGTGTGA